A single window of Aspergillus flavus chromosome 4, complete sequence DNA harbors:
- a CDS encoding permease of the major facilitator superfamily (efflux pump antibiotic resistance protein) encodes MQQNQPQRSATSAQTIEPLNVESTPPDTEPNYPTGTKFWFTVIALCVILILGGLDANIVATAVPSITNHFHTLADVGWYSSAFRLCTCAFQFGFAKLYTLFSIKIVFMTSNVIFLVGSVLCATAASSTMFIVGRAVTGLGFAGELAGCFAVLAHILPLNRRPVFAGLMACVESLAIIAAPIVGGALTQSLGWRWCFWINLPIGTVSLAVMFFLFSDPRSRQEDDLTLTQKIRELDLVSNCLFIPSLTALFIALSWAGTKYPWSDGKVIGLFAVFAVLLTVFLLNQYRRGDSAALPFRIIKSRNVIAGFIFTTCTNSMTNVLEWYLPTYYQVVRSRSPSESGYLMIPILAGMMLGLLIQGIGTTTFGYYAPFMIFGSVCMPIAAGLMTTYNPHTSLAQIIFYSGLAGFGGGIGFQGPQAAIQTTLSSADLNLGIGVILFGQSMGPAVFIAIAQVIFTNQLSSTLEDVVPGLTPAYIAERGLGDIKNMVPMPRWDEVSRSIDRSLTHTWYLSVALGCTTIVGSLLIEWRSVKQKQS; translated from the exons ATGCAGCAAAATCAACCACAACGTTCGGCAACCTCGGCACAAACAATTGAGCCACTGAATGTCGAGTCCACCCCTCCAGATACAGAGCCAAATTACCCAACAGGCACCAAGTTTTGGTTCACCGTAATAGCGCTGTGTGTAATCCTGATTCTCGGGGGCCTGGACGCCAACATTGTCGCAACAGCTGTCCCGAGCATCACCAACCACTTCCATACTCTCGCCGATGTAGGATGGTACTCCTCTGCATTCCGACTCTGCACCTGTGCATTCCAGTTCGGGTTTGCAAAGCTGTATACACTCTTCTCTATTAAGATTGTCTTTATGACAAGCAATGTTATATTCCTTGTCGGCTCTGTACTCTGTGCCACAGCGGCTTCATCGACGATGTTTATTGTAGGGAGAGCAGTGACGGGTCTAGGGTTTGCGGGTGAGCTTGCGGGCTGTTTTGCAGTCCTCGCCCATATTCTCCCGCTTAACAGACGTCCAGTATTTGCGGGGTTAATGGCGTGTGTAGAGTCGCTTGCCATCATTGCGGCGCCTATAGTGGGTGGTGCACTAACGCAATCTCTGGGGTGGCGATGGTGTTTCTG GATCAACCTTCCTATTGGCACGGTATCGCTAGCGGTCatgttcttcctcttctcagACCCAAGAAGTCGCCAAGAGGACGACCTCACACTGACTCAGAAGATCAGAGAGCTCGACCTCGTTAGCAACTGCTTGTTCATTCCCTCCCTCACAGCGCTATTTATCGCACTCTCTTGGGCAGGAACCAAGTATCCCTGGTCCGATGGGAAGGTGATTGGACTATTCGCTGTATTTGCTGTGCTACTCActgtctttctcctcaatCAATACCGACGAGGAGACTCCGCAGCGCTCCCCTTCCGCATTATCAAAAGCCGAAACGTCATCGCAGGTTTCATCTTCACTACGTGCACAAATTCAATGACCAATGTCTTGGAGTGGTACTTACCAACATACTATCAAGTTGTTCGATCCCGG AGTCCAAGCGAGAGCGGCTACCTGATGATTCCCATTCTTGCCGGAATGATGCTCGGGCTCTTGATACAGGGTATCGGTACTACAACCTTCGGTTACTATGCTCCTTTTATGATCTTTGGCTCCGTGTGCATGCCAATTGCCGCCGGCTTGATGACAACATACAATCCCCACACATCCCTTGCCCAGATTATCTTCTATTCGGGATTAGCCGGTTTCGGTGGGGGAATTGGCTTCCAAGGCCCCCAGGCAGCTATCCAAACAACGTTAAGTTCCGCAGATCTCAATCTTGGGATCGGGGTCATCCTGTTCGGGCAGAGCATGGGTCCGGCCGTGTTCATCGCTATTGCACAGGTTATATTCACGAATCAGTTGTCGTCCACGTTAGAAGATGTTGTACCCGGGCTGACACCTGCCTATATTGCCGAGCGCGGACTTGGCGATATCAAGAACATGGTGCCTATGCCGCGGTGGGATGAGGTCTCGCGTAGTATCGATCGGAGTTTGACTCATACGTGGTACCTTTCTGTCGCGCTGGGTTGCACGACAATTGTGGGAAGTCTTTTGATTGAATGGCGTTCGGTTAAGCAGAAACAGTCGTGA
- a CDS encoding Saccharopine dehydrogenase-domain-containing protein, giving the protein MTSRRQYDLILLGATGYTGMLTTQYIFKSLPLDLKWAIAGRNRGKLEQLAQSLMPENSSMQPPDILVVNLNENELDGLAKRTRLVISTVGPFLLYGSETFAACARNGTHYLDCNGEIPWLKNMIQQYDRTAKETGSIMIPCCGFDCVPSDLSTWLAASYIRRHFNAQTGRVDVCIHGVQGCISGGTLTSVLQAFELHSLRHLYKAHAPYSLSPRQPSPTVPTKPTSIWTKLFGLLWIKRLGWMAYQPQGPVDRAIVHRSWGLLESTTVSYGQNFDFHAWFKIWGPVAAILWHFGGLMLAPLILLRPIRKLLPKLWYEPGGGAGQSDIEKNWFEYRCVAEADTPTKPKQKALVRMRYESDPYIFTAVALGEAARILLWQKDTWAHKFGGGVLTSATLGDHYVSRLRAAGVTMEVQADDPVYKGKDPFTKV; this is encoded by the exons ATGACTTCCAGACGCCAATATGACTTGATTTTGCTAGGTGCCACCGGGTACACGGGTATGCTCACTACACAGTATATTTTCAAGTCGTTACCGTTGGACCTGAAGTGGGCCATCGCCGGAAGAAATAGGGGAAAGCTCGAACAGCTTGCTCAGTCGCTAATGCCAGAGAACAGTTCTATGCAACCACCTG ATATTCTTGTCGTGAATCTGAACGAGAACGAGCTGGACGGCTTGGCGAAGAGGACACGACTAGTCATATCGACTGTGGGCCCATTTCTGCTTTATGGGTCGGAGACCTTCGCTGCCTGTGCTCGAAATGGCACGCATTACTTGGACTG CAATGGAGAAATACCCTGGCTGAAAAACATGATCCAACAGTACGATAGAACTGCAAAAGAAACCGGGAGCATT ATGATTCCGTGTTGTGGCTTCGACTGTGTGCCATCCGACCTTTCCACTTGGCTTGCTGCCAGCTACATCCGCCGCCATTTCAATGCGCAGACAGGCCGTGTCGATGTTTGTATCCACGGTGTTCAGGGCTGTATCAGTGGTGGAACGTTGACATCGGTTCTGCAAGCATTTGAGCTCCATTCCCTTCGCCATCTCTACAAAGCTCATGCCCCGTATTCTCTCTCCCCAAGGCAACCCTCGCCAACTGTGCCCACTAAACCAACTAGTATCTGGACCAAGCTCTTCGGACTACTCTGGATCAAAAGACTAGGTTGGATGGCATATCAGCCACAAGGACCAGTCGACCGAGCGATTGTTCATAGATCATGGGGCTTGCTAGAATCAACTACTGTTTCATATGGCCAGAACTTCGATTTTCACGCATGGTTTAAGATCTGGGGACCCGTGGCGGCGATATTGTGGCATTTTGGAGGACTAATGTTGGCGCCGCTGATCCTCCTACGCCCTATTCGAAAGTTGCTCCCGAAACTTTGGTATGAACCCGGTGGTGGTGCAGGTCAGAGTGATATTGAGAAAAACTGGTTCGAGTATCGGTGTGTCGCCGAGGCAGACACCCCAACTAAGCCGAAGCAAAAGGCCTTGGTTCGTATGCGTTATGAGAGTGATCCCTACATATTTACAGCTGTCGCCTTGGGAGAAGCAGCTCGGATTCTTCTTTGGCAGAAGGATACATGGGCACACAAGTTTGGTGGCGGGGTGTTGACCTCTGCCACCCTGGGAGATCACTATGTATCTCGGTTGAGAGCTGCCGGGGTGACCATGGAAGTTCAAGCCGACGATCCGGTATATAAGGGGAAAGATCCGTTTACCAAGGTTTGA
- a CDS encoding cinnamoyl-CoA reductase, translating into MASIKKEQYAIAPGSRVLVTGANGFIGSHVVQQLLSLGYVVRGTVRSQKPWLDELFRSKYGPNSFESVVIPDLSNYDTLSKAMRDVSGVIHVASDVSFSPNADEVIPKVVSATETVLEAAARQPEGSIKRVVLTSSASAAALPQPGVEGIVITEDTWNEATVKAAFDEGTPADAKPFTVYVASKTEGERAAWKWVKNNKPPFVFNAILPYYTLGQVLHPEIAGSTMKWAANLLDGDTTAFGFPGQFVDVADLARVHVVGLLHPEVKSERLFAFASTFTWKEFVGILRKLRPGHTGIPGPPENELRDLSEIVPARRAKNLLQALFGGSGWVGLEESIRAGIDSLGY; encoded by the exons ATGGCATcaatcaaaaaagaacagTACGCTATTGCGCCTGGATCCCGCGTTCTAGTCACAGGTGCCAATGGCTTTATTGGTTCGCACGTTGTCCAGCAACTCTTATCCCTTGGATACGTTGTGCGAGGCACCGTGCGCTCCCAGAAGCCGTGGCTCGACGAACTTTTCAGATCCAAATACGGTCCCAACAGTTTCGAGTCGGTTGTTATTCCAGACTTGAGTAACTATGACACTTTGAGCAAGGCAATGAGGGATGTTAGCGGTGTAATTCATGTG GCATCGGACGTTTCCTTCAGCCCGAATGCTGACGAGGTTATTCCGAAAGTTGTTTCGGCCACTGAGACTGTTTTAGAAGCCGCCGCTAGGCAACCTGAAGGATCGATTAAAAGAGTCGTCCTTACTTCATCCGCTTCAGCAGCGGCATTACCACAACCGGGAGTCGAAGGGATCGTGATCACTGAAG ACACGTGGAATGAAGCGACGGTGAAGGCTGCTTTTGACGAAGGCACCCCAGCAGATGCCAAGCCATTCACGGTCTACGTTGCTTCCAAGACAGAAGGCGAGCGAGCGGCGTGGAAGTGGGTTAAGAATAACAAGCCGCCTTTCGTGTTCAACGCCATCTTGCCCTACTACACG CTCGGACAAGTGCTTCACCCCGAAATAGCTGGCTCCACCATGAAGTGGGCGGCTAATTTGCTTGACGGTGACACCACGGCTTTCGGGTTTCCTGGAC AATTCGTCGACGTTGCAGATCTTGCGCGCGTACATGTCGttggtcttcttcatcccgAAGTCAAGTCCGAACGTCTGTTTGCTTTCGCCTCGACTTTTACCTGGAAGGAATTCGTCGGTATTTTACGAAAGCTCCGTCCGGGTCATACAGGAATTCCAGGTCCTCCAGAGAATGAGCTCCGAGATTTGAGTGAGATCGTCCCTGCTCGGAGAGCGAAGAATTTACTCCAGGCACTTTTCGGAGGGTCTGGTTGGGTTGGATTGGAGGAGTCGATTCGAGCTGGAATTGATAGTCTGGGGTACTAG